One Labeo rohita strain BAU-BD-2019 chromosome 12, IGBB_LRoh.1.0, whole genome shotgun sequence genomic region harbors:
- the LOC127173892 gene encoding carbonic anhydrase 4, with the protein MKPSLNPSHHIPADRQVNQVKEMIVLLLTCLVALLCPTVYSADASVEWCYHKPTCNFTTWPKIAPQYCNGSKQSPINIVTTSVQENPNLTSFNFTGFNDNSTFVNIKNTGESVQVNLDNEKMTVQGGGLPGLYDTLQFHLHWGNGSSSPGSEHTVDGKQYPMELHIVNLHSKYNKNLSAALDAKDSTALAVLGFFIEGTNETNKTKGWDILTSFLTTIPNSGKQIVCLLSQVL; encoded by the exons ATGAAGCCAAGTCTGAATCCAAGTCATCATATTCCTGCAGACAGACAGGTGAATCAAGTCAAAGAg ATGATTGTCTTGCTGTTAACTTGCCTTGTGGCTCTTCTGTGTCCCACCGTCTACAGTGCGGACGCTTCAGTGG AATGGTGCTATCACAAGCCAACATGCA ATTTTACCACCTGGCCTAAAATTGCCCCACAATATTGCAATGGATCCAAGCAATCTCCCATTAATATTGTGACTACAAGTGTTCAGGAAAATCCTAACCTGACCTCGTTTAACTTCACTGGTTTTAATGACAACTCCACCTTCGTGAATATCAAAAACACAGGCGAATCTG TGCAGGTCAACTTGGATAATGAGAAAATGACAGTGCAAGGAGGTGGTCTTCCAGGCCTTTATGACACTTTACAATTCCATCTCCACTGGGGTAATGGCAGCTCCTCACCAGGCTCTGAACACACCGTGGATGGCAAACAATACCCAATGGAG CTGCACATTGTAAATCTccattcaaaatacaacaagaATTTGTCAGCTGCTCTAGATGCCAAAGACAGCACAGCATTGGCTGTTCTTGGATTTTTCATTGAG GGAACCAATGAAACGAACAAAACAAAAGGTTGGGATATCCTAACGTCATTTTTGAC